From Streptomyces durmitorensis, a single genomic window includes:
- a CDS encoding carboxyl transferase domain-containing protein: MPESTPGGPALRLTARAAIAAVADQDSFHELAHPAREFTEEGRQDGPLVWQGYAESRARAEERTGERESVVCGAATIGGTRAMVVSFEFGFLGGSLGERTGDRLEAAHRHARDHRLPVVSLIATGGSRMQEGMRALVQLQRVARQSELTGAAGLARIAVLRDPTTGGGWATLGAGADLILALPGSQVGFAGSRVRPPDTDPAAYTAQAQLAAGAIDEVVRPDELREALALRLRLLASPDGDARPRTEPAEPPAALGRTDLPATGWEAVSRARSPERPHADAYLDAYCTDRAPLRGDRCGGTDPGMLCGFGLREGRTVAYAAQCGTATTPAGYRTAARLVRLAGRLGIPVLTLVDTPGAANGAEAERAGAGAAIADLFAAVATSPVPVTSLVIGEGGSGGALALAAPDNLWATPDSYFSVIAPELATAILKRGPEETRATAEQLRLRPQDLVELGVARGIVPGQHP; this comes from the coding sequence ATGCCTGAGTCCACGCCGGGCGGTCCGGCCCTGCGCCTGACCGCCCGCGCGGCCATCGCCGCCGTGGCCGACCAGGACAGCTTCCACGAACTCGCGCACCCGGCACGGGAGTTCACCGAGGAGGGCCGACAGGACGGGCCGCTGGTCTGGCAGGGCTATGCCGAATCGCGCGCACGGGCCGAGGAGCGCACCGGCGAGCGGGAGTCGGTGGTCTGCGGCGCCGCCACCATCGGCGGCACGCGGGCGATGGTGGTCTCCTTCGAGTTCGGCTTCCTGGGCGGATCCCTGGGCGAGCGCACCGGGGACCGCCTGGAGGCCGCGCACCGCCACGCCCGGGACCACCGGCTGCCCGTCGTGTCGCTGATCGCGACGGGCGGCAGCCGTATGCAGGAGGGCATGCGCGCGCTCGTCCAACTTCAGCGCGTGGCACGGCAGTCCGAGCTCACCGGCGCGGCGGGTCTGGCCCGGATCGCGGTCCTGCGTGATCCGACCACGGGCGGCGGCTGGGCCACCCTGGGCGCGGGCGCCGACCTGATCCTGGCACTGCCCGGCAGTCAGGTCGGCTTCGCCGGGTCTCGCGTACGCCCGCCGGACACGGATCCGGCGGCGTACACCGCGCAGGCCCAGCTGGCGGCGGGCGCGATCGACGAGGTCGTACGCCCCGACGAACTGCGCGAGGCGCTGGCGCTGCGCCTGAGGCTGCTGGCCTCCCCGGACGGGGACGCCCGCCCCCGCACCGAACCCGCCGAGCCCCCCGCCGCCCTGGGCCGCACCGACCTGCCCGCCACCGGCTGGGAAGCCGTCAGCCGTGCGCGCTCCCCCGAACGCCCGCACGCCGACGCCTACTTGGACGCCTATTGCACCGACCGCGCACCGCTGCGCGGCGACCGGTGCGGGGGCACCGACCCGGGGATGCTCTGCGGGTTCGGGCTGCGCGAGGGACGGACGGTCGCCTACGCGGCGCAGTGCGGGACGGCGACGACGCCCGCCGGGTATCGCACCGCGGCCCGTCTCGTGCGGCTCGCGGGGCGGCTCGGCATTCCCGTGCTCACGCTCGTCGACACGCCGGGTGCCGCGAACGGGGCGGAGGCCGAACGCGCGGGCGCGGGCGCGGCGATCGCCGATCTGTTCGCCGCCGTCGCCACCTCACCGGTGCCGGTCACCTCGCTGGTCATCGGCGAGGGCGGCTCGGGCGGCGCCCTCGCCCTCGCGGCACCGGACAACCTCTGGGCGACGCCGGACAGCTACTTCTCGGTCATCGCCCCGGAACTGGCCACCGCGATCCTCAAACGGGGGCCCGAGGAGACCCGGGCGACGGCGGAGCAACTGCGCCTGCGCCCACAGGATCTGGTCGAGCTCGGCGTGGCCCGGGGCATCGTGCCGGGCCAACACCCCTAG
- a CDS encoding MerR family transcriptional regulator codes for MAWSIAEVARMSKVTSRTLRHYDEIGLLPPAWIGSNGHRYYEEADLLRLQQILLMRELGLGLREIQAVLDSRLDQVAVLREHHQRLLAERDRLETLARTVGRTIAELEEGKDKGEMTKINKPENLFDGFQPPSEAEAEVRERWPQAWEQSRQAVDAMTAEDTESWQREVTAQMIRMAEFMVAGTPVSDPAVQAEVDANYQGICRFWTPSAAAYRGVGQTYVDDPRMRANFDKIADGLAVYQRDAMTVYADARLS; via the coding sequence ATGGCCTGGTCGATCGCGGAGGTGGCGCGGATGTCCAAGGTGACATCGCGGACGCTGCGGCACTACGACGAGATCGGCCTGTTGCCGCCCGCGTGGATCGGGAGCAACGGGCACCGCTACTACGAGGAGGCCGATCTGCTGCGGTTGCAGCAGATCCTGCTGATGCGGGAGCTGGGCCTGGGGCTGCGCGAGATCCAGGCGGTCCTGGACAGCAGGCTCGACCAGGTGGCTGTGCTCCGTGAGCACCACCAACGGCTGCTCGCGGAACGGGACCGTCTTGAGACGCTGGCCCGTACGGTCGGCCGCACCATCGCCGAACTGGAAGAAGGCAAGGACAAGGGCGAAATGACGAAGATCAACAAGCCGGAGAACCTGTTCGACGGGTTCCAGCCCCCCTCCGAGGCCGAGGCCGAGGTACGGGAGCGATGGCCGCAGGCATGGGAACAGTCCCGGCAGGCCGTCGACGCGATGACCGCCGAGGACACGGAGAGCTGGCAGCGCGAGGTGACGGCGCAGATGATCCGCATGGCGGAGTTCATGGTGGCCGGCACGCCGGTGTCCGACCCGGCGGTCCAGGCCGAGGTGGACGCCAACTACCAGGGCATCTGCCGGTTCTGGACCCCGAGCGCGGCCGCGTACAGGGGAGTGGGCCAGACGTATGTCGACGACCCGCGGATGCGGGCCAACTTCGACAAGATCGCCGACGGTCTCGCCGTCTATCAGCGCGACGCGATGACCGTCTACGCCGATGCCCGGCTGAGCTGA
- a CDS encoding NAD-dependent epimerase/dehydratase family protein — protein sequence MRVLVTGGAGFIGSHVVEALTERGHEAVVFDALLPSAHAGQPGPPAGRRWTVGDVRDRAAVRDALRGVDAVCHQAAMVGLGKDFTDAPEYVACNDLGTAVLLAAMAKAGVRDLVLAGSMVVYGEGRYECARHGVVRPGPRAAADLDAGRFEPLCPDCGAELRPGLVSEEAPADPRNVYASTKLAQEHLAAAWARASGGRAVSLRYHNVYGPGMPRDTPYAGVASFFRSSLERGEAPQVFEDGRQRRDFVHVRDVAAANALALEAVRERDAGAFTAYNTGSGEPHTVGEMAGELARAFGGPDAVVTGEYRLGDVRHVTADSARLRAELGWRADVGFAEGMASFAKAPLRG from the coding sequence ATGCGCGTACTTGTCACCGGCGGCGCCGGGTTCATCGGATCGCACGTGGTCGAAGCCCTCACGGAACGGGGGCACGAAGCGGTGGTGTTCGACGCTCTGCTGCCTTCCGCCCATGCCGGACAGCCGGGGCCGCCCGCCGGCCGGCGGTGGACCGTCGGCGACGTCCGGGACCGGGCCGCGGTACGGGACGCGCTGCGCGGGGTGGACGCCGTCTGTCATCAGGCGGCGATGGTGGGACTCGGCAAGGACTTCACGGACGCCCCCGAGTACGTCGCCTGCAACGACCTGGGCACGGCCGTCCTGCTCGCCGCGATGGCCAAGGCCGGTGTACGGGATCTGGTGCTCGCCGGGTCGATGGTCGTGTACGGGGAAGGGCGCTACGAGTGCGCCCGGCACGGCGTCGTCCGGCCGGGCCCGCGCGCGGCGGCGGATCTGGACGCCGGGCGCTTCGAGCCGCTGTGCCCCGACTGCGGGGCCGAGCTGCGGCCAGGCCTGGTGAGCGAGGAAGCGCCCGCCGATCCGCGCAATGTGTACGCGTCGACCAAGCTGGCGCAGGAGCATCTGGCCGCCGCGTGGGCGCGGGCGAGCGGCGGCCGTGCGGTGTCGTTGCGCTACCACAACGTGTACGGCCCCGGCATGCCCCGCGACACCCCGTACGCCGGTGTGGCCTCGTTCTTCCGTTCCTCGCTCGAGCGGGGCGAGGCGCCCCAGGTCTTCGAGGACGGCCGCCAGCGGCGGGACTTCGTGCACGTACGGGATGTGGCGGCGGCCAATGCGCTGGCGCTGGAGGCGGTGCGCGAGCGGGATGCCGGGGCGTTCACGGCGTACAACACCGGCAGCGGGGAGCCGCACACCGTCGGCGAGATGGCCGGGGAGCTCGCGCGGGCGTTCGGGGGCCCGGACGCGGTGGTGACGGGTGAGTACCGGCTCGGCGACGTACGGCATGTCACGGCGGACTCGGCGCGGCTGCGGGCGGAGCTGGGGTGGCGGGCCGACGTGGGCTTCGCCGAGGGGATGGCCTCCTTCGCGAAGGCGCCGCTGCGGGGATAG
- a CDS encoding sensor histidine kinase — MQDILLIALFAFLGAASAGLLGALTLRLLRHRSLAVAMTVVAAVAVLAMLAGTLAVAWEMFLSPHDLKVVTVVVAMAAMVSLATALLLGRWVVARSKALTLAARSFGDGGSFAAPPEPVSAELAALTRELESTSAKLAESRERERALERSRRELVAWISHDLRTPLAGLRAMSEALEDGVAAEPDRYLRQIRTEVERLNSMVGDLFELSRIHAGALALSTSRISVYDLVGDALAGVDPLAREHRVHLVGDSVEAVPVEVDSKEMSRVLGNLLINAIRRTPADGTVAVAAERSADGVVLSVTDGCGGIPEEDLSRVFDTGWRGSQSRTPPAGAGLGLAIVRGIVEAHQGRAAVRNVAGGCCFEVTLPTAGA; from the coding sequence ATGCAGGACATCCTCCTCATCGCCCTCTTCGCCTTCCTGGGGGCCGCGAGCGCCGGACTCCTGGGCGCCCTGACGCTGCGCCTGCTGCGGCATCGCTCCCTCGCGGTCGCGATGACCGTCGTGGCGGCCGTCGCGGTGCTCGCGATGCTGGCCGGGACGCTCGCGGTGGCCTGGGAGATGTTCCTGTCGCCGCACGACCTGAAGGTGGTCACCGTCGTCGTGGCGATGGCCGCGATGGTCTCGCTCGCCACCGCGCTGCTGCTCGGCCGCTGGGTGGTAGCCCGCAGCAAGGCCCTGACGCTGGCGGCCCGTTCCTTCGGCGACGGCGGCAGCTTCGCGGCCCCGCCCGAACCCGTCAGCGCGGAACTGGCCGCCCTGACCCGGGAGTTGGAGTCGACCAGCGCCAAGCTCGCCGAGTCACGGGAGCGCGAGCGCGCCCTGGAACGCTCCCGGCGCGAACTGGTCGCCTGGATCTCGCACGACCTGCGCACCCCGCTGGCCGGTCTTCGCGCCATGTCCGAAGCACTGGAGGACGGCGTCGCGGCCGAACCGGACCGCTATCTGCGCCAGATCCGCACCGAGGTCGAACGCCTCAACTCCATGGTCGGCGACCTCTTCGAGCTCTCCCGCATCCACGCGGGCGCGCTGGCCCTTTCGACCTCGCGCATCTCGGTCTACGACCTGGTGGGCGACGCGCTCGCGGGCGTCGACCCGCTCGCCCGCGAGCACCGGGTGCATCTCGTGGGCGACAGCGTCGAAGCCGTCCCGGTGGAGGTCGACAGCAAGGAGATGAGCCGCGTCCTGGGCAATCTCCTGATCAACGCGATCCGCCGCACCCCGGCCGACGGGACCGTCGCGGTGGCCGCCGAGCGTTCCGCGGACGGCGTGGTCCTGTCCGTGACCGACGGCTGCGGCGGCATCCCCGAGGAGGACCTGTCCCGCGTCTTCGACACCGGCTGGCGCGGCAGCCAGTCCCGCACACCCCCGGCGGGCGCGGGCCTCGGCCTGGCGATCGTGCGCGGCATCGTCGAGGCCCACCAGGGCCGGGCGGCCGTCCGGAACGTGGCGGGCGGCTGCTGCTTCGAGGTCACCCTGCCCACGGCAGGCGCGTAA
- a CDS encoding response regulator transcription factor gives MQPPPPPPPQGRPHAGDGAPDVPRVLVVDDDPTVAEVVAGYLERGGYTVERAEDGLGALERAGAFRPDLVVLDLMLPGMDGLEVCRRLRAKGPVPVIMLTARGDEDDRILGLEIGADDYVTKPFSPRELVLRVGSVLRRSRAARAPETVATLRAAGLWVDPVARRATKSGVELALTLREFDLLAFLLRHPGQAFGREELMREVWGWEFGDLSTVTVHIRRLRGKVEDDPARPCLIQTVWGLGYRLDVPDVLDAADVLNAPDVSDVPDTHAAHGAQHDRVPPRAEG, from the coding sequence ATGCAGCCGCCACCGCCACCGCCACCGCAAGGCCGCCCGCACGCCGGGGACGGCGCGCCCGACGTGCCCCGGGTCCTCGTCGTGGACGACGATCCGACCGTCGCCGAGGTCGTCGCGGGCTACCTGGAGCGCGGCGGCTACACGGTCGAACGCGCCGAGGACGGCCTCGGGGCACTTGAGCGCGCCGGGGCGTTCCGGCCCGACCTGGTCGTCCTCGATCTGATGCTGCCCGGCATGGACGGTCTGGAGGTGTGCCGCAGGCTGCGCGCCAAGGGTCCGGTGCCCGTCATCATGCTCACCGCCCGTGGCGACGAGGACGACCGGATCCTGGGCCTGGAGATAGGGGCCGACGACTACGTCACCAAGCCGTTCAGCCCGCGCGAGCTGGTCCTGCGGGTGGGGTCGGTGCTGCGGCGCAGCCGCGCGGCCCGCGCTCCCGAGACCGTCGCCACGCTGCGGGCCGCGGGCCTGTGGGTGGACCCGGTGGCGCGTCGCGCGACCAAGAGCGGGGTCGAACTCGCCCTCACCCTGCGGGAGTTCGACCTCCTCGCCTTCCTTCTGCGCCACCCCGGGCAGGCGTTCGGGCGCGAGGAGCTGATGCGGGAAGTCTGGGGCTGGGAGTTCGGCGACCTGTCCACGGTCACGGTCCACATCCGCAGGCTGCGCGGCAAGGTCGAGGACGACCCGGCGCGGCCCTGCCTGATCCAGACGGTGTGGGGGCTCGGATACCGCCTCGACGTACCCGACGTACTCGATGCAGCTGACGTACTCAATGCACCCGATGTATCCGACGTACCCGACACCCACGCCGCTCATGGCGCCCAGCACGACCGCGTACCGCCCCGAGCCGAAGGCTGA
- a CDS encoding glycosyltransferase family 2 protein produces MTPSPSVEPDVPGTPDARAVRVDVVLPCLDEAAALPWVLERVPDDWRAVVVDNGSTDGSADIARALGATVVHERQRGFGAACHAGLTASDADIVCFCDCDASLDPGLLRPFVRRVTDGEADLVVGRRRPQGRGAWPPHARAGNVALARMLRRRTGVRLHDLGPMRAARREDLLGLGLTDRRSGYPLQMVVRAADAGWRIEERDVPYLPRSGKSKVTGTWRGTWHAVRDMRAVLAEEPRTASGTGARRAAGGAL; encoded by the coding sequence ATGACCCCCTCCCCCTCCGTAGAGCCCGACGTGCCCGGCACACCCGACGCGCGCGCCGTCCGGGTCGACGTCGTCCTGCCCTGCCTCGACGAGGCCGCCGCCCTGCCCTGGGTCCTGGAACGCGTCCCCGACGACTGGCGCGCCGTCGTCGTCGACAACGGCTCCACCGACGGCTCGGCGGACATCGCCCGCGCCCTGGGCGCCACCGTCGTCCACGAGCGGCAGCGCGGCTTCGGGGCCGCCTGCCACGCGGGCCTCACAGCCTCCGACGCGGACATCGTGTGCTTCTGCGACTGCGACGCCTCCCTCGATCCGGGGCTACTGCGGCCCTTCGTACGCAGAGTGACGGACGGAGAGGCCGATCTGGTCGTCGGACGGCGGCGCCCCCAGGGGCGCGGTGCCTGGCCGCCGCACGCACGCGCGGGCAATGTGGCGCTCGCGCGGATGCTGCGGCGGCGCACCGGCGTACGCCTGCACGACCTGGGACCGATGCGGGCGGCGCGGCGCGAGGACCTGCTCGGGCTCGGCCTGACCGACCGGCGCAGCGGATACCCGCTCCAGATGGTCGTACGGGCGGCCGACGCGGGCTGGCGGATCGAGGAGCGGGACGTGCCGTACCTGCCGCGCTCCGGGAAGTCGAAGGTCACCGGAACGTGGCGGGGGACGTGGCACGCGGTGCGTGACATGCGGGCCGTGCTCGCGGAGGAACCGCGGACGGCCTCCGGCACCGGTGCGCGGCGCGCGGCGGGCGGTGCCCTGTGA
- a CDS encoding TIGR04282 family arsenosugar biosynthesis glycosyltransferase has product MTAYGTTLLVIAKEPLPGRVKTRLTPPYTPEEAAELAAASLADTLHAVLAAPAHRRVLVLAGQPGPWVPAGIEVVPQCAGGLDERLAAAFAGCSGPALLVGMDTPQITPGLLAPALGPDAWRECDAWFGPAVDGGFWALGLAEPDPELLRGVPMSRPDTGALQRARLTGAGLRVRDLPLLRDVDTADDAGKVADAAPGSRFATTLARLGTAAGHAGRGDGR; this is encoded by the coding sequence GTGACCGCGTACGGGACGACTCTGCTCGTCATCGCCAAGGAGCCGCTGCCGGGGCGCGTGAAGACCCGCCTCACCCCGCCCTACACGCCCGAGGAGGCCGCCGAGCTCGCCGCGGCCTCGCTCGCCGACACCCTCCACGCCGTACTCGCGGCGCCCGCCCACCGCCGCGTCCTGGTGCTCGCCGGGCAGCCGGGGCCCTGGGTGCCCGCCGGCATCGAGGTGGTTCCCCAGTGCGCGGGCGGCCTGGACGAACGGCTCGCCGCGGCGTTCGCGGGCTGCTCGGGCCCGGCCCTCCTGGTCGGCATGGACACCCCCCAGATCACGCCCGGCCTCCTCGCCCCCGCGCTCGGCCCCGACGCCTGGCGGGAGTGCGACGCCTGGTTCGGCCCCGCCGTCGACGGCGGATTCTGGGCGCTCGGCCTGGCCGAGCCCGATCCGGAGCTGCTGCGCGGCGTCCCCATGTCCAGGCCCGATACCGGCGCCCTGCAACGGGCCCGGCTCACCGGCGCCGGGCTGCGGGTGCGCGACCTGCCCCTGCTGCGCGACGTGGACACGGCCGACGACGCCGGGAAGGTCGCCGACGCGGCGCCGGGCAGCCGGTTCGCCACCACCCTCGCCCGCCTCGGCACGGCAGCCGGACACGCGGGACGGGGTGACGGCCGATGA
- a CDS encoding class I SAM-dependent methyltransferase: MSTALPDATLRRTGPAATPWRADPYTNALRNGHGPLFLRRSDGWLLPLDVERWCADADAADLSALRRCEGSVLDIGCGPGRLVAGAAARGHRALGVDVSQAAVDHTLRLGAAALLRSVFDALPGEGRWGTALLIDGNVGIGGDPAALLKRVAQLLSPGGLLIAETVQMDVDERVEVHVDDGHGALGELFPWARLGTPALLRHARPLGWQPADQWTTGGRSFLALRRV; this comes from the coding sequence ATGAGCACCGCACTGCCGGACGCCACCCTCCGCAGGACCGGCCCCGCGGCCACCCCCTGGCGCGCGGATCCGTACACCAACGCCCTGCGCAACGGCCACGGCCCGCTGTTCCTGCGCCGCAGCGACGGCTGGCTGCTGCCCCTCGATGTCGAGCGCTGGTGCGCCGACGCCGACGCGGCCGACCTGTCCGCGCTGCGTCGCTGCGAGGGCAGCGTGCTCGACATCGGCTGCGGGCCCGGCCGCCTGGTGGCCGGAGCCGCCGCCCGTGGCCATCGCGCCCTGGGGGTCGACGTCAGCCAGGCGGCCGTCGACCACACGCTCCGGCTCGGCGCCGCCGCGCTGCTCCGCTCCGTCTTCGACGCGCTGCCGGGCGAGGGCCGCTGGGGCACCGCGCTGCTCATCGACGGCAATGTGGGGATCGGCGGCGATCCGGCCGCACTCCTCAAGCGCGTCGCCCAACTCCTTTCACCCGGCGGCCTGTTGATCGCCGAGACCGTACAGATGGATGTCGACGAGCGGGTGGAGGTGCACGTCGACGACGGGCACGGCGCGCTGGGCGAGCTGTTCCCCTGGGCCCGCCTCGGCACGCCCGCCCTGCTGCGGCACGCCCGCCCGCTCGGCTGGCAACCGGCCGATCAGTGGACCACCGGCGGCCGTTCGTTCCTGGCCCTGCGCCGCGTCTGA
- a CDS encoding molybdopterin-dependent oxidoreductase — protein sequence MPPVPHMTSPADPGFWRSPLRGPWLTSVLGVVLLLGITVLFVTGLLSYAAYNPNLSPVNDKTPDKGLLGFYLFDWPTDPHWLYRLNQGLHVTVGITLIPVLLAKLWSVIPKLFALPPARSVGHALERVSLLLLVGGALFEFVTGVLNVQLEYLFPGSFYPLHFYGAWVFFGAFAAHVVLRLPQVVRVLREEGWRERLRDPRPEPADEGGLVAPGAAEPTVSRRGALGMVGAGSALLLVTTVGQNFDGPLRRTALFAPHGGGDPGSGPNGFQINKTAAKVGIERQDTGELWRLVVSGPRGGEDVRLSREDLLQLSLHSAALPIACVEGWSTSDQWWRGVRLRDLAALAGFDEDPPGVLVESLQRRGAFRKAALRDNQVRDPRSLLALQVNGEDLSPDHGYPARIIVPAAPGVLNTKWVSRLTFGEL from the coding sequence ATGCCCCCCGTCCCCCATATGACCTCCCCTGCCGACCCCGGTTTCTGGCGCAGCCCGCTGCGCGGACCCTGGCTCACTTCGGTCCTTGGCGTCGTCCTGCTGCTCGGCATCACGGTGCTGTTCGTGACCGGCCTGCTGTCGTACGCCGCGTACAACCCGAATCTCTCACCCGTCAACGACAAGACACCGGACAAGGGCCTCCTCGGCTTCTACCTCTTCGACTGGCCGACCGACCCGCACTGGCTGTACCGCCTCAACCAGGGCCTGCACGTCACGGTCGGCATCACGCTGATCCCGGTGCTGCTCGCGAAGCTGTGGTCGGTGATCCCCAAGCTCTTCGCGCTGCCTCCGGCGCGGTCGGTCGGCCACGCCCTGGAGCGGGTGTCGCTGCTCCTGCTGGTCGGCGGCGCGCTGTTCGAGTTCGTCACCGGTGTCCTCAACGTCCAGCTGGAGTACCTCTTTCCCGGCTCGTTCTATCCGCTGCACTTCTACGGGGCCTGGGTGTTCTTCGGCGCGTTCGCGGCCCATGTCGTGCTGCGCCTGCCCCAGGTCGTACGCGTGCTGCGCGAGGAGGGATGGCGCGAACGCCTGCGGGATCCGCGTCCCGAGCCGGCCGACGAGGGAGGTCTGGTGGCGCCCGGGGCCGCCGAGCCGACCGTGTCGCGGCGCGGCGCGCTCGGCATGGTCGGTGCGGGATCGGCCCTGCTGCTGGTCACGACGGTGGGGCAGAACTTCGACGGGCCTCTGCGCCGCACTGCCCTGTTCGCCCCGCACGGGGGCGGTGATCCGGGGAGCGGGCCGAACGGCTTTCAGATCAACAAGACGGCCGCGAAGGTGGGCATCGAGCGGCAGGACACGGGTGAGCTGTGGCGGCTGGTCGTCAGCGGACCACGGGGCGGCGAAGACGTCAGGCTTTCCCGGGAGGATCTGCTTCAACTCTCCCTCCACAGTGCCGCGTTGCCCATCGCGTGCGTGGAGGGCTGGTCGACGTCGGACCAGTGGTGGCGCGGGGTGCGGCTGCGGGATCTCGCGGCACTCGCCGGGTTCGACGAGGACCCTCCGGGCGTTCTCGTGGAGTCCTTGCAGCGGCGCGGGGCCTTCCGCAAGGCCGCCCTGCGCGACAACCAGGTACGCGACCCGCGTTCCCTGCTCGCGCTGCAGGTCAATGGGGAGGACCTGTCGCCGGACCACGGCTACCCGGCGCGGATCATCGTCCCGGCCGCGCCCGGCGTGCTCAACACCAAGTGGGTGTCCCGTCTGACCTTCGGGGAGCTGTGA
- a CDS encoding CHAT domain-containing protein — protein sequence MSGLERAADPAAQLDEAISLFREALALTSAVDPKLPRRRHNLSLALINRSQAARRTDDAREARALADSVIAALPADSPELPGALTAAAGARLSGLGALLSSTVRGEAIALFRRAAEGTPPGHAQRTLRLTNLGKILRVLSTGRGRRTALAEAAEVFRTAALEPQCAPSERLDAARSWGDTWAELGVWDRALDGYVVAVDLLHSVAPRHLVRDDQELLLGRTVGLGAAAAACAVRCGRPQLAVGLLEQARGVLLSHAFDADSDLTRLRETAPDLAGRFEELREALDSATDGRGPLGAEFLGEGPLHTSRTPDAQADRRQQLAAEWRELTDRIRAAHPELGLLRPVREWHEHELRATAAAGPVVLVNVSPYGSDALVVGEHSIDTVPLPGLTPEATTVRRKAFQDALERIEAPGTSRKQSLRAQHVVRDTLAWLWQVVTGPVLDHLAVRATPTGALARVWWSPAGALGAMPLHAATPADGASGALDRAISSYTPTLRALHHARQRAARPAGTGALVVAVGEATGFAPLPAAHREAEHLAGLLPGPEVLTGASATHSAVVSALHRHAYAHFACHAVGDLERPSGSRLVLHDHAERPLTVRDLARLRLPSVRLVYLSACDTLRTSPELADEAVHIVSAFQIAGFPHVVGSLWHVDDTIGARVAQDVYEALSKGGGALDVDRTAEALHSTVRALRDSYPQTPSLWACQVHAGP from the coding sequence ATGAGCGGACTCGAACGTGCCGCCGACCCGGCAGCCCAACTCGACGAAGCGATCAGCCTGTTCAGAGAGGCACTCGCCCTCACCTCGGCCGTCGACCCCAAGTTGCCGCGTCGGCGCCACAACCTGTCCCTAGCTCTGATCAACCGCAGCCAGGCGGCGCGAAGGACCGACGACGCGCGGGAGGCACGCGCTCTCGCCGACTCGGTGATCGCCGCACTGCCCGCGGACTCCCCCGAGCTGCCCGGTGCCCTGACGGCGGCCGCCGGCGCCCGCCTGTCGGGCCTTGGCGCCCTGTTGTCGTCGACGGTCCGGGGCGAGGCGATCGCGCTGTTCCGCCGGGCGGCCGAGGGCACCCCGCCCGGCCATGCGCAGCGCACGCTGCGCCTGACGAACCTCGGCAAGATCCTGCGGGTCCTGTCGACCGGCCGCGGCCGCCGGACCGCGCTGGCCGAGGCGGCCGAGGTGTTCCGGACGGCGGCCCTGGAGCCCCAGTGCGCGCCCTCCGAGCGCCTGGACGCCGCCCGGTCCTGGGGCGACACCTGGGCGGAACTCGGAGTCTGGGACCGCGCCCTTGACGGCTACGTGGTGGCGGTCGACCTGCTGCATTCCGTCGCGCCCCGCCATCTGGTGCGCGACGACCAGGAGTTGCTGCTCGGCCGGACCGTCGGTCTGGGTGCCGCGGCGGCGGCGTGCGCCGTGCGCTGCGGACGGCCCCAGCTGGCGGTGGGGCTCCTCGAACAGGCCAGAGGCGTGCTGCTGTCCCACGCCTTCGACGCCGACAGCGATCTGACCCGGCTCCGGGAGACCGCCCCGGACCTCGCCGGCCGCTTCGAGGAACTCCGCGAGGCTCTCGACTCGGCGACCGACGGCCGGGGCCCGCTCGGCGCGGAGTTCCTGGGCGAAGGCCCCTTGCACACATCGCGGACACCCGACGCTCAAGCCGACCGGCGTCAGCAACTGGCGGCCGAATGGCGGGAGCTGACCGACCGGATCCGTGCCGCGCACCCGGAGCTCGGCCTGCTGCGTCCGGTGCGGGAGTGGCACGAGCATGAACTGCGCGCGACAGCGGCGGCGGGTCCGGTGGTCCTGGTCAACGTGTCCCCGTACGGCAGCGACGCACTGGTCGTCGGCGAGCACTCCATCGACACCGTGCCGCTCCCGGGGCTCACCCCCGAGGCAACGACCGTACGCAGGAAGGCCTTTCAGGACGCGTTGGAACGCATAGAGGCGCCCGGGACCTCCCGAAAGCAGTCGCTGCGCGCCCAGCACGTCGTGCGGGACACGCTCGCCTGGCTGTGGCAGGTGGTCACCGGCCCCGTGCTCGACCACCTGGCGGTCCGGGCCACGCCCACCGGAGCCCTGGCCCGCGTGTGGTGGTCGCCCGCCGGAGCCCTGGGGGCGATGCCGCTGCACGCGGCGACTCCTGCCGACGGCGCGTCCGGTGCGCTGGACCGGGCGATCTCCTCGTACACGCCGACGCTGCGCGCGCTGCACCACGCCAGGCAGCGGGCCGCGCGCCCGGCGGGCACCGGTGCGCTCGTGGTCGCCGTCGGCGAGGCGACCGGCTTCGCTCCCCTGCCCGCCGCGCACCGTGAGGCCGAACACCTCGCCGGGCTGCTGCCGGGCCCCGAGGTGCTCACCGGCGCGTCCGCCACCCACTCCGCGGTGGTCTCCGCCCTGCACCGGCACGCGTACGCGCACTTCGCGTGCCACGCGGTGGGCGATCTGGAGCGCCCGTCCGGCAGCCGCCTCGTCCTGCACGACCACGCGGAACGCCCGCTGACCGTCCGCGACCTCGCCCGGCTCAGGCTTCCGTCGGTGCGGCTCGTCTACCTCTCGGCCTGCGACACCCTGCGGACCAGCCCCGAACTCGCCGACGAGGCCGTCCACATCGTCAGCGCCTTCCAGATCGCGGGCTTCCCTCATGTCGTCGGCTCGCTGTGGCACGTCGACGACACGATCGGCGCCCGTGTCGCCCAGGACGTCTACGAGGCCTTGAGCAAGGGGGGTGGGGCGCTGGACGTCGACCGTACGGCCGAGGCCCTGCACTCCACGGTGCGTGCGCTGCGCGACTCGTATCCCCAGACCCCGAGCCTGTGGGCGTGCCAGGTCCACGCGGGTCCCTAG